A stretch of Desulfuromonas acetexigens DNA encodes these proteins:
- a CDS encoding glycosyltransferase, with amino-acid sequence MKNVLLIAFEYPPGKGAGVERPLSLSKYLPEFGWQPIVLTVKPTAYDFIDESRTIPSCASENLYRAFSFNAARDFSFKGKYLKILSAPDRWSTWFFDGYFKGRDIIKKHRPDIVWSTYPIATSHAIALALKKTHGIRWVADYRDPMSFHYKKTNDSTISKYIDRETIKYSDSVTFVTGHMKKLYSDKYEIYQNKFNVIENGFNDEFFNGLEPDKNDNRGIFKILHSGAIYENGRNPKIVFEGLKILKNQQKISNESFRLLFRGARAPEKYIEYAANANVLDLVEFLPSIDYRNSLIEMLTVDALLVIQGETYNNQIPGKVYEYLRAKKPIISNSPVNSAVGQFVSRFDFCFVCDTPQTVASSIDKVISGTFNYDYDISEFSRRTKAKQFANLFNTLSESSL; translated from the coding sequence ATGAAAAATGTACTGCTCATAGCGTTCGAATATCCACCAGGTAAGGGTGCAGGTGTCGAGAGACCGTTGTCCCTCAGCAAGTATTTGCCTGAATTTGGATGGCAACCTATAGTTTTGACTGTCAAGCCAACAGCTTATGATTTTATCGATGAATCGAGAACAATTCCTTCCTGTGCTTCAGAAAATCTGTATCGTGCTTTTTCTTTTAATGCAGCTCGTGACTTCTCTTTTAAAGGGAAATATCTAAAAATATTGAGTGCCCCGGATCGTTGGTCGACTTGGTTTTTTGATGGTTATTTTAAAGGAAGAGATATCATTAAAAAACATAGGCCAGACATTGTTTGGTCAACGTATCCTATTGCGACATCACATGCTATTGCGTTGGCCCTAAAAAAAACTCATGGAATTCGATGGGTAGCAGATTATCGTGACCCAATGTCTTTCCATTATAAAAAAACTAATGATAGTACAATAAGTAAGTACATTGATCGTGAAACCATAAAATACTCTGATTCTGTAACCTTTGTTACAGGCCACATGAAAAAACTCTATTCCGATAAGTATGAAATTTACCAAAATAAATTCAACGTCATTGAAAATGGATTCAATGACGAATTTTTCAATGGTTTAGAACCTGATAAAAATGACAATAGAGGTATTTTTAAAATTCTCCATAGTGGTGCAATTTATGAAAATGGGAGAAATCCAAAAATAGTTTTTGAGGGACTCAAGATCCTAAAAAATCAACAAAAAATTTCAAATGAATCTTTCAGGTTGTTGTTCCGGGGGGCCAGAGCCCCTGAAAAATATATTGAATATGCCGCTAATGCTAATGTTCTTGATTTGGTAGAGTTTTTGCCGAGTATCGACTACCGAAATAGCCTAATAGAGATGTTGACTGTCGATGCGCTGCTTGTCATACAGGGTGAGACCTATAATAACCAAATACCTGGTAAGGTTTATGAATACCTACGCGCTAAAAAGCCGATCATATCGAATTCACCAGTAAATAGCGCTGTCGGTCAGTTCGTAAGTAGGTTTGACTTCTGTTTCGTATGTGATACTCCACAGACGGTCGCGTCTTCTATAGACAAGGTTATTTCTGGGACTTTTAACTACGACTACGATATTAGTGAATTTTCCAGGCGAACTAAGGCAAAACAATTTGCCAATTTGTTTAACACTCTCAGTGAATCGTCTTTGTAA
- a CDS encoding polysaccharide deacetylase family protein — protein sequence MSFKTNVLYCLKYVGFFKLSKLLTKDRLRILCYHGVSIDDEHLFNPLLFMREQTFNSRIEYLKKEKCNVISLSDACNHIENKEITSNSVVITFDDGWYHTFSKSIPVVQKYSFPATIYITSYYSLKKVSVLNVVVRYLTWKANKNNFNPKVCFCNNGDNVSVKDENGRLCQDNVLNYIESLQTLPERTAAVMNYAEYLGFDGKGILEKKVFKLMDDEDIRQASMACVDIQLHTYRHRFPADDLSELFEEVTNNRKHLEPLVNKRLVHLCYPSGEYSLNTLEELTRLDIKSAVTCEPGLASSKTNLLAIPRFLDGENISQIEFEAELSGLLEILRNIRSTIKYISRSFGFGS from the coding sequence ATGTCATTTAAAACTAATGTTCTTTACTGTCTAAAATATGTTGGCTTTTTTAAGTTATCAAAATTGTTAACAAAAGATAGATTGCGTATTTTGTGCTATCATGGGGTGTCAATTGACGATGAGCATCTTTTTAATCCTCTCTTGTTCATGCGAGAGCAAACCTTTAATTCACGAATTGAGTACCTAAAAAAAGAAAAATGCAATGTAATATCATTAAGCGATGCATGTAACCATATTGAAAATAAGGAAATTACCTCTAATTCCGTTGTTATCACGTTTGATGATGGTTGGTATCATACTTTTTCTAAGTCGATTCCGGTTGTCCAGAAGTATTCATTCCCGGCAACTATTTATATAACCAGTTATTATTCACTGAAAAAGGTTAGCGTCCTCAATGTTGTGGTTCGGTATCTCACCTGGAAGGCCAATAAAAACAATTTTAATCCGAAAGTCTGTTTCTGTAACAACGGCGACAATGTTTCTGTAAAAGACGAAAACGGTCGCCTTTGCCAAGATAATGTTCTGAATTATATTGAATCTCTGCAGACCTTGCCTGAACGGACAGCAGCGGTAATGAATTATGCAGAGTATTTAGGTTTCGATGGGAAGGGAATTTTAGAAAAAAAAGTTTTTAAATTAATGGATGATGAAGACATACGCCAAGCGTCTATGGCCTGCGTAGATATTCAGCTTCATACATATCGGCACAGATTCCCTGCTGACGATTTGTCTGAACTTTTTGAAGAAGTTACTAACAATCGCAAACATCTTGAACCATTGGTAAATAAGAGATTAGTCCACCTCTGCTACCCCAGTGGTGAATATTCTCTGAATACTTTAGAAGAATTGACTCGCCTTGATATCAAATCGGCTGTTACTTGTGAACCAGGTCTCGCATCATCAAAAACAAATCTATTAGCCATACCAAGATTCTTGGACGGCGAAAATATTTCGCAAATCGAATTTGAGGCGGAACTATCAGGCCTTTTAGAAATCCTCAGAAACATCAGAAGTACAATCAAATATATATCCCGTTCATTTGGATTTGGATCTTGA
- a CDS encoding glycosyltransferase family 4 protein translates to MPPSPKTICLVSPFPPPMGGMAIQAVKLAALLEGAGFRVLCVRTNTEFPAALAFVRNIPGLRTLVNSLLFLLHLHGAARQAQVVYFLTGFFNFFFWITYPALLLCKLAGIPVILSARGGAAADFFARYKPLVAPVLRRVERITTPSGFLQQAFVDAFAITPTIVPNIADLDQFRFRRREPLAPRLIVTRSLEEIYNVACVIRAFARVRARYPEATLAVVGDGGERRMLENLARELGVASATTFHGRIDHAGIQALYDANDISVNASNVDNLPGTILEAYACGLPVVSTRAGGIPYMVADGVTGLLVDLDDDEALAARVIDLLENPDLAQRLIANGRKECEKYSADRVREALLPLVTEVVSS, encoded by the coding sequence ATGCCCCCTTCACCGAAAACCATCTGCCTCGTTTCCCCCTTCCCCCCACCCATGGGTGGCATGGCGATTCAGGCCGTCAAGCTGGCAGCCCTGCTCGAAGGGGCGGGTTTTCGGGTGCTATGCGTGCGCACCAACACCGAGTTTCCGGCGGCATTGGCCTTTGTCCGGAACATCCCCGGACTGCGCACCCTGGTCAACTCGCTGCTTTTTCTGCTCCATCTGCACGGGGCGGCGCGTCAGGCGCAGGTTGTCTACTTTCTCACCGGTTTCTTCAACTTCTTCTTCTGGATCACCTATCCGGCTCTGCTTCTCTGCAAGCTCGCCGGCATCCCTGTCATCCTCAGCGCGCGGGGGGGGGCGGCGGCGGATTTTTTCGCCCGCTACAAGCCGCTGGTCGCGCCGGTTCTGCGCCGCGTCGAGCGCATCACCACGCCCTCGGGTTTTCTGCAACAGGCTTTTGTCGACGCCTTCGCCATCACCCCGACCATCGTCCCCAATATCGCCGACCTCGACCAATTCCGTTTCCGTCGACGGGAACCTCTCGCGCCCCGGCTCATCGTCACCCGCAGCCTGGAAGAGATCTACAACGTCGCCTGTGTCATCCGTGCCTTTGCCCGGGTACGGGCGCGCTACCCAGAGGCGACGCTGGCGGTGGTGGGGGACGGCGGCGAGCGGCGGATGCTGGAAAATCTGGCCCGCGAACTGGGAGTGGCATCGGCGACCACCTTTCACGGCCGCATCGACCACGCCGGCATCCAGGCCCTGTACGACGCCAACGACATTTCGGTCAACGCCTCCAACGTCGACAACCTGCCGGGCACCATCCTCGAAGCCTACGCCTGCGGCTTGCCGGTCGTCTCTACCCGCGCCGGGGGCATTCCCTACATGGTCGCGGACGGCGTGACCGGGCTGCTGGTCGATCTCGACGATGACGAGGCCCTGGCGGCGCGGGTGATCGATCTGCTCGAAAACCCTGATCTCGCCCAACGCCTGATCGCCAACGGCCGCAAGGAATGCGAAAAATATTCCGCCGACCGGGTGCGGGAGGCGTTGTTGCCGTTGGTGACGGAGGTTGTTTCATCGTAG
- a CDS encoding glycosyltransferase: MLRPYMAETVKRHRCAPVIPNHEDFALSSRPIHIMHVLGNFGMGGAEMGVARLVQGLSGEEMRHSLAILGADRSLLDELRLELPCHALGIRGRSYMAFRPLAELFRRERVDIVHVNNLAPWPDAALAAKLAGCRCVETFHGVEQGLIQFSLPRKLFLRGVFRLSARVTAVADEAAELLTTLTGIPRAAVDVIANGIDTERFAPVASPEARRALRRDKGLPEEGLLLGCVAALRPVKNHRGLLRAFAQAVTGTAAAAHLVLVGDGELAGELRELAETLGIAERVLFLGRRADVAELLPCFDAFVLNSDTEGLSYAVLEAMACGLPLIATAVGGNVRLVRDGRQGLLVPVGDGDALAAALARVLAEPDSLAAMGREARIMVDTEYGMTAMLARYHNLYRELAG, encoded by the coding sequence ATGCTGCGCCCCTACATGGCGGAAACGGTGAAACGGCACCGATGCGCGCCCGTCATCCCCAACCATGAGGATTTTGCCTTGTCATCACGACCCATTCACATCATGCACGTTCTCGGAAATTTCGGCATGGGCGGCGCCGAGATGGGGGTGGCGCGCCTGGTTCAGGGGTTGTCCGGGGAGGAGATGCGCCATTCCCTGGCGATTCTCGGCGCGGATCGTTCGCTGCTTGACGAATTGCGGCTGGAACTCCCTTGCCATGCCCTGGGCATCCGTGGGCGCAGCTACATGGCCTTTCGCCCCCTGGCCGAGCTTTTCCGTCGGGAGCGGGTCGATATCGTCCATGTGAACAATCTCGCTCCCTGGCCGGACGCGGCCCTGGCGGCCAAGCTGGCCGGATGTCGTTGCGTCGAGACCTTTCATGGCGTCGAGCAGGGGCTGATACAATTCTCGCTGCCGCGCAAGCTGTTCTTGCGCGGGGTCTTTCGTCTTTCGGCGCGGGTAACGGCGGTGGCCGACGAGGCCGCCGAGCTGCTGACCACCCTGACCGGCATCCCGCGCGCGGCGGTGGACGTGATCGCCAACGGCATCGACACCGAACGCTTCGCTCCGGTTGCTTCCCCCGAGGCTCGGCGGGCTTTGCGTCGGGACAAGGGCCTGCCGGAAGAGGGACTGCTTTTGGGCTGCGTCGCGGCGCTGCGGCCGGTGAAGAACCATCGCGGCCTGCTGCGAGCCTTCGCCCAAGCCGTCACGGGCACTGCCGCTGCCGCGCATCTGGTGCTGGTCGGCGACGGGGAACTGGCCGGGGAGTTGCGCGAGCTGGCCGAAACCCTGGGGATCGCCGAGCGGGTTCTTTTTCTTGGGCGGCGGGCGGATGTCGCCGAGCTTTTGCCCTGTTTCGACGCCTTTGTCCTGAACAGCGACACCGAGGGACTGAGCTATGCCGTTCTCGAAGCCATGGCCTGCGGCCTGCCGCTCATCGCCACGGCGGTGGGGGGGAATGTGCGGCTGGTTCGGGACGGGCGTCAGGGCCTGCTGGTCCCCGTCGGTGACGGAGATGCCCTGGCGGCGGCGCTGGCCCGGGTCTTGGCCGAACCGGATTCGTTGGCGGCGATGGGCCGCGAGGCCCGGATAATGGTGGACACCGAATATGGCATGACGGCGATGCTGGCCCGCTACCATAACCTTTACCGCGAACTCGCAGGATGA
- a CDS encoding chondroitinase-B domain-containing protein: protein MTFIGKSFHLLRNLLALFGLLCLVGGLVATGLLLKSYQLPPRVLAMKVLEKTGLDASPLLAGMVAPDPLKPSELRLPPYDDPAWAGQGARKSRALTPFYYSPTGQAVPGLWLEPKAVAAHVRPQGLRAVPVSTARELSQAINGAEPGDVITLAPGTYRFDTRGIGIQRAGTAEWPIQVRAEELGQVRLALNSLEGFVVDAPFWVFENLEIEGVCKNHGACEHAFHVVGRGRGFVLRNSRVHEFNAMIKGNGLDSREGGRNFPDGALIEGNSFYNSTVRDTSSPVVPIDAVGVDDWTIRENFFADYAKGGGDRISTAAFIKGNASRGVFENNLVVGEYAHAGGVRLGLSFGGGGTSKGASRQKDNTVEHTDGIMRNNVILYTSDVGIYLNKSRNTQVLNNLLFKTSGIDVRFDESTAVVKNNLLDGKIRERDGGFALMENNLTLAGGWLGKSFTDLFENPGEGRLKVVNSRPLAGKGLPNEHVRFDFLNAPRKEAPDLGPFELVDGGGGCDLFALPQALK from the coding sequence ATGACCTTTATCGGAAAAAGCTTTCACCTGCTGCGCAATCTGTTGGCGCTCTTCGGTCTGCTCTGTCTGGTCGGCGGGCTGGTCGCGACGGGTCTGCTGCTCAAGTCCTATCAGTTGCCCCCGCGGGTTCTGGCCATGAAGGTGCTGGAAAAGACCGGTCTCGACGCCTCTCCGCTGCTGGCCGGCATGGTCGCTCCCGATCCCCTCAAGCCGTCGGAGCTGCGGTTACCCCCTTACGACGATCCCGCTTGGGCGGGGCAGGGGGCGCGCAAGAGTCGGGCCTTGACACCTTTTTATTATTCTCCGACCGGTCAGGCGGTACCCGGTCTCTGGCTTGAGCCGAAGGCTGTCGCGGCCCATGTGCGCCCGCAAGGCCTGCGCGCGGTTCCGGTGTCGACTGCGCGGGAGCTGTCGCAGGCGATCAATGGCGCCGAGCCGGGGGATGTGATCACCCTGGCGCCGGGAACCTACCGCTTCGATACGCGCGGCATCGGTATCCAGCGCGCCGGAACGGCGGAATGGCCCATTCAGGTGCGGGCCGAGGAGTTGGGCCAGGTGCGCCTCGCATTGAACAGCCTGGAGGGGTTTGTGGTCGATGCCCCGTTCTGGGTCTTTGAGAATCTGGAGATCGAGGGCGTTTGTAAAAATCACGGCGCCTGCGAACATGCCTTTCATGTGGTCGGGCGCGGCCGGGGTTTCGTGCTGAGAAACAGCCGGGTGCACGAGTTCAACGCCATGATCAAGGGCAACGGGCTCGACAGCCGCGAGGGGGGCCGGAACTTCCCCGACGGGGCGCTGATCGAAGGGAACAGCTTTTATAATTCAACCGTTCGCGATACCAGCTCGCCGGTGGTGCCGATCGACGCGGTGGGAGTCGACGACTGGACCATCCGCGAAAACTTTTTCGCCGACTACGCCAAGGGGGGCGGCGACCGCATCAGCACGGCGGCCTTCATCAAGGGGAACGCCTCGCGCGGGGTCTTCGAGAACAACCTGGTAGTGGGGGAATATGCCCATGCCGGGGGGGTGCGCCTGGGACTTTCCTTCGGCGGCGGGGGGACGAGCAAGGGGGCGTCGCGGCAAAAGGACAACACCGTTGAGCATACCGACGGCATCATGCGCAACAACGTCATCCTCTATACCAGCGACGTCGGCATCTATCTCAACAAGTCGCGCAATACCCAGGTGCTGAATAATCTGCTCTTTAAAACCTCGGGAATCGACGTGCGTTTCGACGAGTCGACGGCGGTGGTCAAGAACAACCTGCTCGACGGCAAGATCCGCGAGCGTGACGGCGGCTTCGCGCTGATGGAGAACAACCTGACCCTTGCCGGGGGCTGGTTGGGGAAGTCCTTTACCGACCTCTTTGAAAATCCCGGGGAAGGTCGTTTGAAGGTGGTCAATTCCCGCCCCCTCGCCGGCAAGGGGCTGCCCAACGAACATGTCCGCTTCGATTTTTTAAACGCCCCCCGCAAGGAGGCACCCGATCTCGGCCCCTTTGAATTGGTGGACGGCGGCGGGGGCTGCGATCTTTTTGCGCTACCGCAAGCCCTCAAGTGA
- a CDS encoding type II toxin-antitoxin system Phd/YefM family antitoxin, producing MHITNDIKPVTYLKAKTAELLKQVNETQRPVIITQNGEARAVLQDARSYEEMRNVIGLLKLVSQGEADVREGKHTAHDDLFERLEKELQRR from the coding sequence ATGCATATTACCAACGACATCAAGCCCGTAACCTATCTGAAAGCAAAGACCGCCGAGCTGCTCAAACAGGTCAATGAAACCCAGCGGCCGGTGATCATCACTCAAAACGGGGAAGCCCGGGCGGTCTTGCAGGATGCTCGCAGTTACGAGGAGATGCGCAACGTCATCGGTCTGCTGAAACTTGTTTCCCAGGGGGAAGCGGACGTGCGGGAGGGGAAACATACCGCCCATGACGACCTCTTCGAGCGACTGGAAAAGGAACTGCAACGCCGATGA
- a CDS encoding type II toxin-antitoxin system RelE/ParE family toxin, with protein sequence MIPSFRVVWTHTAERDLVGVIDYIALDSPGNALHILKKIRRQVDALKDHPERGRIVPELQAQGIGQYRELIVDPWRIVFRITEGSVYILALLDARRNVEDFLLQRLVR encoded by the coding sequence ATGATCCCGAGTTTTCGGGTGGTCTGGACCCATACGGCGGAACGGGATCTGGTCGGCGTCATCGACTATATCGCCCTGGACAGTCCGGGCAATGCATTGCACATCCTCAAAAAGATCCGCCGGCAAGTCGATGCCCTCAAGGATCATCCCGAGCGCGGCCGAATCGTTCCGGAGCTGCAAGCGCAGGGCATCGGTCAGTATCGCGAACTGATTGTCGACCCCTGGCGGATCGTTTTTCGCATCACGGAGGGGAGCGTCTATATCCTGGCGCTGCTCGATGCCCGCCGGAATGTTGAAGATTTTCTGCTGCAACGGTTGGTTCGGTAG
- a CDS encoding FitA-like ribbon-helix-helix domain-containing protein, which yields MPNILVRNLPDEVVEELKQRARRHNRPLQQEVSDILISSARLGRDVAHRAAAIRERLLARGGNFSDSVDLLREDRGR from the coding sequence ATGCCTAACATTCTGGTTCGCAATCTTCCCGACGAAGTCGTGGAGGAACTCAAACAACGGGCCCGGCGACACAATCGCCCCTTGCAGCAGGAAGTCAGCGATATTCTCATCAGCAGCGCCCGTCTGGGGCGAGATGTCGCCCACCGTGCCGCAGCCATTCGGGAGCGTTTGCTGGCCAGGGGCGGGAATTTTTCCGATAGCGTCGACTTGTTGCGGGAAGACCGTGGTCGATGA
- a CDS encoding type II toxin-antitoxin system VapC family toxin, which yields MIRVVDASVLIKAYIPEAGSEQAGTWVARVEEGAVELLAPDLIYPETGNILWKKVRRGELTEAEAREIGAAIGSLPLRIEAGRTLLPLALDIALACGVTVYDALYVALAGVYDTRMLTADGKLVALLENTPLAGQAELLA from the coding sequence ATGATCCGGGTAGTCGATGCCAGTGTGCTGATCAAGGCCTATATCCCCGAAGCCGGTTCAGAGCAGGCGGGGACGTGGGTCGCCCGGGTGGAGGAGGGGGCCGTGGAGTTGCTGGCGCCGGATCTGATCTATCCGGAGACGGGCAACATCCTGTGGAAGAAGGTGCGCCGGGGCGAGTTGACCGAAGCCGAAGCTCGGGAGATTGGCGCGGCCATTGGGTCTTTGCCGCTGCGCATCGAAGCAGGGCGGACTCTCCTGCCGTTGGCCCTGGATATTGCCCTGGCGTGTGGAGTCACGGTTTATGATGCCCTGTACGTGGCGTTGGCCGGTGTTTACGATACCCGTATGTTGACGGCGGACGGCAAACTGGTCGCCCTGCTGGAAAACACCCCCCTGGCGGGGCAGGCGGAACTGCTGGCGTGA
- a CDS encoding type II toxin-antitoxin system VapC family toxin yields the protein MERLISGQERHGGLYALDTVTLIYYLERHPTYYAAARTLFEKIEGGDISAVISSLVFAELLVPAYRAGQPQLAENVTHILSHYPNLRVIPLSSEIAAAAAQLRATHQLRTPDAIHLATARHAGARGFITNDKELKKAAGNDCEILLFADR from the coding sequence ATGGAGCGCCTGATTTCCGGCCAAGAACGCCATGGCGGGCTCTACGCCCTCGACACCGTCACCCTTATCTACTACCTCGAACGCCATCCCACCTATTATGCCGCCGCCAGAACCCTCTTCGAAAAGATCGAAGGCGGCGATATTTCAGCGGTCATTTCCTCGCTGGTCTTCGCCGAACTCCTGGTTCCGGCCTATCGCGCCGGGCAGCCGCAACTGGCCGAAAACGTCACGCACATTCTCAGCCATTATCCCAACCTGAGGGTGATCCCGCTATCGTCGGAGATCGCCGCCGCCGCCGCGCAACTGCGCGCCACGCACCAACTGCGCACCCCCGATGCCATTCATCTCGCCACGGCCCGACATGCCGGCGCACGGGGTTTCATCACCAACGACAAAGAGCTGAAAAAAGCCGCCGGCAACGATTGCGAAATTCTGCTCTTCGCTGACCGATAA
- a CDS encoding AbrB/MazE/SpoVT family DNA-binding domain-containing protein, with product MPMAKLSSKAQIVLPAAIRKRLHIEPGDTLEITEENNVILIRKAPESTADALGACGSSLWRDYEKELEEARDQWSA from the coding sequence ATGCCCATGGCGAAACTCAGCAGCAAAGCCCAGATCGTTCTGCCCGCCGCCATTCGCAAGCGGTTGCACATCGAGCCCGGCGATACTCTTGAAATCACCGAGGAAAACAATGTCATTCTGATCCGCAAAGCGCCCGAATCGACGGCGGATGCCCTCGGCGCCTGTGGTTCAAGCCTCTGGCGGGACTACGAAAAAGAACTGGAGGAGGCGCGGGATCAATGGAGCGCCTGA
- the asnB gene encoding asparagine synthase (glutamine-hydrolyzing), giving the protein MCGICGIYNLTGAPVERERLGRMNDTLIHRGPDGAGLFVDGAVGLGHRRLAIIDLHTGEQPMATDDGRLQVVFNGEIYNFRELKQELEAHGHRFRTHSDTEVILHGYRQWGEAVVDRLRGMFAIALWDAPNRTLLLVRDRLGKKPLYYHFDGSRMVFGSEMKALLTDETLPRTLDPAAVDAYCSFGYVPSPMSIFKEIRKLPPAHLAVVSSGGLSLRRYWDLDMNREPEEVPEARALAELREVFDEAVRLRMISDVPLGAFLSGGVDSSAVVASMSLQGGAPVRTAAIGFAEKRFNELEYAEVVARRYGAEHHEFVVRPEALEIIDRLVWHFDEPFADSSAVPTWYVSQMARQRVTVALSGDGGDETFAGYTRRYAMTRFEDGLRRKIPASLRTGLLGPLARIYPRADFLPRPLRLKGFLTNLSLPLEQAYFRDMSFYCKPEAKALLYTPEFTAQVGASRAEAVLGAHFARNRNPDPVSRAQYVDIHSYLPEDILVKVDRMSMAHSLEVRAPILDHKVLEFAARLPSTQKLRGEQSKYIFKKMNEDRLPADILYRKKQGFSVPLDEWLRGELRELAHDSLFNGGLDGLFNGTHVRRLWDAHQSGREHNGTPLWGLLMFSRWRRRFGG; this is encoded by the coding sequence ATGTGTGGTATCTGCGGGATCTATAACCTCACGGGCGCCCCGGTCGAGCGTGAACGGCTCGGGCGCATGAACGATACCCTGATCCATCGCGGCCCGGACGGCGCGGGACTCTTCGTCGACGGCGCCGTGGGGCTCGGGCACCGGCGGCTGGCGATCATCGACCTGCACACCGGCGAACAGCCGATGGCCACCGACGATGGCCGCTTGCAGGTGGTTTTCAACGGCGAAATCTACAATTTCCGCGAATTGAAACAGGAACTGGAAGCCCACGGCCACCGCTTTCGTACCCACAGTGACACCGAGGTTATCCTCCACGGCTATCGCCAGTGGGGGGAGGCGGTCGTCGATCGGCTGCGGGGGATGTTCGCCATCGCTCTCTGGGATGCGCCGAACCGCACTCTGCTGCTGGTGCGCGACCGGCTCGGTAAAAAGCCTCTTTACTACCATTTCGACGGTTCCCGCATGGTCTTCGGCTCGGAAATGAAGGCGCTGCTCACTGACGAGACCCTCCCCCGCACCCTTGACCCGGCGGCGGTCGACGCCTATTGCAGTTTTGGCTACGTCCCTTCCCCTATGAGTATTTTCAAGGAGATCCGCAAGCTGCCGCCGGCCCACCTGGCGGTGGTCTCCTCCGGAGGCCTGAGCTTGCGTCGTTACTGGGATCTGGACATGAACCGTGAGCCGGAGGAAGTGCCGGAAGCGCGAGCGTTGGCGGAGCTGCGCGAGGTATTCGACGAGGCGGTGCGGCTGCGGATGATCAGCGATGTGCCGCTGGGAGCCTTTCTCAGCGGCGGGGTCGATTCGAGCGCGGTGGTGGCGTCCATGTCTTTGCAGGGGGGGGCGCCGGTGCGCACGGCGGCCATCGGTTTCGCCGAGAAGCGCTTCAACGAGTTGGAATACGCCGAGGTGGTGGCCAGGCGTTACGGCGCCGAACATCATGAATTCGTGGTGCGTCCCGAGGCGCTGGAGATCATCGACCGATTGGTCTGGCATTTCGACGAACCCTTCGCCGATAGCTCGGCGGTGCCGACCTGGTATGTGTCGCAGATGGCCCGACAACGGGTGACGGTGGCCCTCTCCGGCGATGGCGGCGACGAGACCTTCGCCGGCTACACCCGGCGTTACGCCATGACCCGCTTCGAGGACGGTCTGCGCCGGAAAATTCCGGCATCGTTGCGTACCGGGCTGCTCGGGCCGCTGGCCCGGATCTATCCCCGCGCCGACTTTCTCCCCCGGCCGTTGCGCCTGAAGGGCTTTCTCACCAACCTGTCGTTGCCGCTGGAGCAGGCCTATTTTCGGGACATGTCCTTCTACTGCAAGCCGGAGGCTAAGGCCCTGCTCTACACCCCCGAGTTTACCGCCCAGGTCGGCGCAAGCCGGGCCGAGGCCGTGCTTGGCGCCCATTTCGCCCGCAACCGCAATCCCGATCCGGTGAGCCGGGCGCAATACGTGGATATCCATAGCTATCTGCCCGAGGATATCTTGGTCAAGGTCGACCGCATGAGCATGGCCCATTCGTTGGAAGTGCGGGCGCCGATCCTCGACCATAAGGTGCTGGAATTCGCCGCCCGCCTGCCGTCCACGCAAAAGCTGCGGGGGGAACAATCCAAATACATTTTCAAGAAGATGAACGAGGATCGCTTGCCGGCGGATATTCTCTATCGCAAGAAGCAGGGCTTCAGCGTGCCGCTGGACGAGTGGCTGCGCGGCGAACTCAGGGAGCTGGCCCACGACAGCCTGTTTAATGGCGGGTTGGACGGGCTCTTCAATGGCACCCATGTCCGCCGACTCTGGGACGCCCACCAGTCCGGCCGTGAGCACAACGGCACGCCCCTGTGGGGGCTGCTGATGTTCTCCCGCTGGCGGCGGCGGTTCGGCGGGTAA